One Entelurus aequoreus isolate RoL-2023_Sb linkage group LG09, RoL_Eaeq_v1.1, whole genome shotgun sequence genomic window carries:
- the mrpl2 gene encoding 39S ribosomal protein L2, mitochondrial translates to MAMSCLTRGLRSLTVSQPALLFAHSQVKLGPQVSGVAPCRGFLTTASLEQNRSFWKQREKYTVRPIGMKKTGGRDHTGKIRVHGIGGGHKQRYRWIDFQRLRYEPDKEGQPFDEKVMKVRYDPCRTADIALVAGGNRKRWIIATEKMEEGDIIKTSAVIGRMAVSANEGDSYPLGALPVGTLINNLEVQPGRGSEYIRAAGTSGVLLRKVNGTAIVQLPSKRQVQVLETCMVTVGRVSNVDHNKRIIGKAGRNRWLGIRPSSGLWQRKGGWAGRKIKPLPPMKSFVNLPSISTN, encoded by the exons GTTAAACTAGGACCTCAGGTGTCTGGAGTAGCGCCATGCCGGGGCTTCCTCACCACAGCCAGTCTGGAGCAGAACAGAAGCTTTTGGAAGCAAAGAGAAAAGTACACCGTCCGACCAATTGGCATGAAGAAAACAGGAGGCAGAGATCACACGG GTAAAATCAGAGTACATGGCATCGGAGGGGGCCACAAACAAAGGTATCGCTGGATTGACTTCCAGCGTCTGCGCTATGAACCAGACAAAGAAGGACAGCCCTTTGATGAGAAAGTTATGAAAGTGCGATACGACCCATGCAG GACCGCTGACATCGCTTTAGTCGCCGGAGGCAACCGCAAAAGATGGATCATTGCTACAGAGAAAATGGAGGAGGGAGACATCATTAAAACATCAGCAGTCATTGGACGCATGGCAG TGTCAGCCAATGAGGGTGATTCCTACCCACTGGGAGCACTTCCTGTGGGCACACTGATCAATAACCTGGAGGTCCAACCTGGGAGGGGATCAGAGTACATCCGCGCTGCAG GCACAAGTGGGGTTTTACTACGCAAAGTCAACGGAACGGCGATTGTTCAGCTCCCGTCGAAGCGGCAGGTTCAG GTGTTGGAGACCTGCATGGTCACGGTGGGCCGGGTGTCCAACGTGGACCACAATAAAAGGATAATCGGCAAAGCGGGACGCAATCGCTGGCTCGGCATTCGCCCGTCCAGCGGCTTGTGGCAGAGGAAGGGCGGCTGGGCGGGGCGCAAGATTAAACCGCTGCCGCCGATGAAGAGTTTCGTCAACCTGCCCTCCATCTCAACTAACTGA